A region of the Arsenicicoccus dermatophilus genome:
TCGTCGGCGCCGGGTCGGGGGTCCGGTCCCGGTCGGGGGTGCGCACCCACGCCGCCTGGAGCCCGTGGCGGGGCGGCAGCGGCGAGCGAGGAGGCACCGGACCATCATCTCGCGGCGCGGGCGGCGGGCAGGCGCCGTCCGCTGATGCCAGGCTGGGCGTCATGACCGAGCAGGGCGTGGCGACGTTCATCGTGTTCGAGGGGCAGGCCCGGGCGGCCATGGCCCGGTATGCCGAGATCTTCGGCGACGGCTGGGTGCAGGGTCCCGTCACGCTGCGGGAGGGGGACCTGCAGGGCGCCACGGGCCCGGTGGTCCACGCGACCGCCGTGCTGCGCGGGCACCGGCTCACGATCGTGGACTCCGGTGCGGCGCACGGCTTCTCGCTCAACCCGGCGATCTCCCTGTGGGTCGACTGCGCCGACCAGGACGAGCTGGACCGACTGTGGGCCGGGCTCGAGGAGGGCGGGCGGACCTACATGCCCCGAGGGAACTACGGCTTCGCGCCCTGCTTCGGGTGGGTCGGGGACCGCTTCGGGGTGACCTGGCAGCTCTGCGCCGGCCACCCCACGCTCTGACCCGCTCCGCTCACCTGCGCAGGTCGGCGGGCTTGACGCGTCGACTCAGGGCCGATGCCACTCGTACGGCGTCGTCGTGGTGATGCGCACGAAGCCCGACCGTTCCA
Encoded here:
- a CDS encoding VOC family protein — protein: MTEQGVATFIVFEGQARAAMARYAEIFGDGWVQGPVTLREGDLQGATGPVVHATAVLRGHRLTIVDSGAAHGFSLNPAISLWVDCADQDELDRLWAGLEEGGRTYMPRGNYGFAPCFGWVGDRFGVTWQLCAGHPTL